One genomic region from Drosophila busckii strain San Diego stock center, stock number 13000-0081.31 chromosome 3R, ASM1175060v1, whole genome shotgun sequence encodes:
- the LOC108603893 gene encoding ataxin-2 homolog, with amino-acid sequence MNNNSKRKTRPSGGGGGGGGASGGISRYNSNDNNSLRPSNNKGGLGSAGANSGAAGVGRTLAQGVYNNTYFMHSATSLVGSVVEVRLRSGNVYEGVFRTFSGNFDIALELPACIKAKNQPDEAKTVPKHIIFPADTVVTIMAKDFDSNYATVGAFQTDGAISDKCNGSRFDEKELEPWDAGANGDIDIELDGAANGWDANEMFRKNENVFGVTSTFDDSLSSYTVALDKGDSLEYKEAEAKAEKLAAEIENNPTCRERLDLENGDEESLFAAVERPTPEQDMERDRERERDRDREREREERERERERERERERDRDRDRGNKPRGNGGGDYQLRETMSSDRYITKQPRNNNNNGPPSSHPGLSSQSSRDNRDSIMMGQGQQGGGGGAPQSAAVLLLAGSLKNTNMSAPGAGPVADNKYGNNGGPMIKRKTVPPAGKIMRDNRNPNSVGVGAGNSSNVPQPNNANNGAGKGSGGYQSSMGMQNQYSYQPNSQLMHGSSGYRQQGHLGGTSKLNGNDANSNAGKPLPQRQMRQYSGSQSNSSLNYGGDSQSMGKPMHAHSHGGHNSNSPPLQTGGQQQQPQHQQQPQHQQQPPQQQQQQPPPQQQHQSQPQQQRQLRPRDNQLQDLRQFGLDFQLAGSNTSPPQQQQQQQQAPPQQQPHHMQRGGLQQSSSPPQQQQQQQPQQHQQPPTQQQQQQAPPPQLVAMQHQVPPAHHHQPPPPTQQHYVPQQQQQQQPSPQLQQQQQHVQHIQPKAQPPTQQQQLPQQQQQQLPHQQQHQPQQLPPQMVVVDNAHQHVPKHQQQAQVTHQQQAPIPQQQPPPPQMVPEVSAQAPQPIYHVMTPTAPGVQQPQTSPVVISSPVILDQPPPPVAVASTVKPDATPATGSVISSSTTPTGIASTPTTVTTGAAAVAAAASTEKTTPAATATSAATGSSTTTTTTAGTTGTTPVVKKHVLNPSAKPFTPRGPSTPNPSRPHTPQTPVPLPGIYTTTGAHMPAANQPIYMMPQPHAFQAPTHPGGQAPRMRRSYAPMGSSQVHVSASAATGPPLMATTPIQQFIQYPHTPHPQHFQSPAYAPMPMRVYSDQTQQLQFLAQTPPSTTPSPGQPHQAFHPPPQPSPAGGGPQPAAFTPQTQPQAYQFMCVHPNIIPNPYFPGATPQHPPQNQQYHLVMQPHTTQ; translated from the exons AtgaacaacaatagcaagcgGAAAACTCGACCtagtggtggtggcggcggcggcggtggagCCAGCGGCGGCATCTCAAG GTACAACTCGAACGACAACAACAGTCTGCGGCCATCAAACAACAAGGGCGGCCTGGGTAGTGCTGGCGCTAATAGTGGTGCCGCTGGAGTAGGACGCACGTTGGCGCAGGGCGTCTATAACAACACCTATTTTATGCACTCGGCAACGTCACTCGTTGGCAGCGTTGTGGAAGTCCGTCTCCGTTCGGGCAACGTATACGAGGGCGTATTTCGCACATTCTCGGGCAATTTTGATATCGCGCTGGAGTTGCCGGCGTGCATCAAGGCCAAAAATCAGCCCGACGAGGCCAAGACAGTGCCCAAACACATCATATTCCCGGCGGACACTGTGGTCACCATCATGGCCAAGGACTTTGATTCAAATTACGCCACTGTTGGAGCCTTTCAGACTGATGGCGCCATATCCGACAAGTGCAATG GCTCGCGGTTTGATGAAAAAGAGCTGGAGCCTTGGGACGCTGGCGCCAATGGCGACATTGATATTGAGCTAGATGGCGCTGCCAATGGCTGGGATGCCAACGAAATGTTCCGCAAGAATGAGAATGTGTTTGGCGTCACCTCCACATTCGATGACTCGTTGTCGTCGTACACAGTGGCCCTGGATAAGGGCGACTCGCTAGAATATAAGGAGGCCGAGGCCAAAGCCGAGAAACTTGCTGCCGAAATTGAGAACAATCCCACATGCCGCGAGCGTTTGGATCTGGAGAATGGCGATGAGGAGTCGCTCTTTGCGGCTGTGGAGCGCCCAACGCCAGAGCAAGATATGGAAAGAGATCGCGAGCGTGAGCGCGATAGAGATCGCGAACGAGAGCGCGAGGAGCGTGAGCGCGAACGGgagcgagagcgtgagagGGAGCGCGACCGCGATCGTGATCGTGGCAATAAACCACGTGGCAACGGTGGCGGCGACTATCAGTTGCGTGAGACAATGAGCAGCGATCGCTACATAACCAAACAGCcgcgcaacaacaataacaatgggcCGCCATCAAGTCATCCGGGCTTATCGTCGCAATCCTCGCGCGATAATCGAGATTCAATTATGATGGGCCAGGGACAGCaaggtggtggtggtggtgcacCACAATCTGCTGCGGTGCTCTTGCTTGCCGGCAGCTTGAAGAACACCAACATGTCCGCACCGGGCGCCGGTCCCGTCGCCGATAACAAATACGGCAACAACGGTGGGCCCATGATAAAACGCAAGACGGTGCCACCTGCTGGCAAAATAATGCGCGACAACCGAAATCCGAACAGCGTGGGCGTCGGCGCTGGCAACTCGTCAAATGTGCCGCAGCCAAATAATGCCAACAATGGTGCTGGCAAGGGCAGTGGTGGCTATCAGTCCTCGATGGGCATGCAGAATCAATACTCCTACCAGCCCAACTCGCAGCTGATGCATGG TTCTTCGGGCTATCGTCAGCAGGGCCATTTGGGTGGTACCTCCAAGCTAAACGGCAACGATGCCAACTCCAATGCGGGCAAGCCTTTGCCGCAGCGCCAGATGCGTCAGTATTCGGGCTCGCAGAGCAATTCTTCGCTAAATTATGGCGGCGATTCACAGTCGATGGGCAAACCCATGCACGCGCATTCACATGGCGGTCACAACAGCAATTCACCGCCTTTGCAAACGggcggacagcagcagcagccacaacatcagcaacagccacagcaccagcaacagccaccacaacagcagcagcaacagccaccaccacagcagcaacatcaaagtcaaccgcagcagcaacgtcagtTGCGCCCACGTGACAATCAGCTGCAGGATTTGCGTCAGTTTGGCTTAGACTTTCAGTTGGCGGGCAGCAATACttcgccgccgcagcagcaacaacaacagcaacaggcgccgccacagcagcagccacatcaCATGCAGCGTGGCGGCTTGCAACAGTCTTCATCGCcaccgcagcaacagcagcagcagcaaccacagcagcaccaacagccaccaacacagcagcagcagcaacaagcgccgccgccgcaacTGGTGGCCATGCAGCATCAGGTGCCACCAGCACATCATCatcagccgccgccgccaacacAGCAACATTATgtgcctcagcagcagcagcaacagcagccatcgccgcagctacagcagcagcaacaacatgtgcAGCACATACAGCCAAAGGCGCAGCCaccaacacagcagcaacagctaccacagcagcagcaacaacagctgccacatcagcagcagcatcagccgcagcagcttcCGCCGCAAATGGTTGTGGTGGACAATGCGCATCAGCATGTCCCCAAGCATCAGCAACAGGCGCAGGTAACGCATCAGCAACAAGCGCCGataccgcagcagcagccgccgccaccacaGATGGTGCCGGAAGTGTCAGCGCAGGCGCCACAGCCAATTTACCATGTGATGACGCCCACAGCTCCTGGCGTGCAACAGCCACAGACTTCGCCTGTGGTAATTAGCTCACCGGTCATTCTGGATCAGCCACCGCCGCCAGTTGCAGTGGCCTCCACAGTCAAGCCGGAtgcaacgccagcaacaggcagcgtcatcagcagcagcaccacaccCACTGGCATAGCCAGCACACCCACAACGGTTAcaactggcgctgctgctgtcgctgccgccgccagcacAGAAAAGACTACGCCGGCGGCCACTGCCACAAGTGctgcaactggcagcagcactaCGACAACAACCACAGCTGGCACCACTGGTACCACGCCTGTGGTGAAGAAACATGTGCTGAATCCATCGGCCAAGCCGTTCACGCCACGTGGTCCCAGCACGCCGAATCCATCGCGGCCACATACGCCGCAAACTCCAGTGCCCCTTCCGGGCATATACACCACAACGGGTGCGCATATGCCGGCGGCCAATCAGCCGATCTACATGATGCCACAGCCGCATGCATTCCAGGCACCCACTCATCCCGGCGGACAAGCGCCGCGTATGCGCCGCAGCTATG CTCCCATGGGATCATCACAAGTACATGTGTCCGCTTCAGCGGCCACTGGGCCGCCATTGATGGCCACAACGCCCATACAACAGTTTATACAATATCCACACACACCGCATCCACAGCATTTCCAGTCGCCGGCCTATGCGCCGATGCCAATGCGCGTGTATTCGGATCAGACACAGCAATTGCAGTTCTTGGCACAGACGCCGCCATCGACGACACCATCGCCCGGGCAGCCGCATCAAGCGTTCCATCCGCCACCACAGCCTTCCCCTGCAGGCGGGGGACCACAGCCCGCTGCATTCACACCCCAAACACAGCCGCAGGCATACCAGTTCATGTGTGTGCATCCAAACATCATACCCAATCCCTACTTCCCGGGGGCGACGCCACAGCATCCGCCGCAGAATCAACAGTACCATCTAGTTATGCAGCCGCATACCACGCAGTGA
- the LOC108602683 gene encoding broad-complex core protein gives MAANEIMAPTVNANCQYSTRYCWEAEKVKSLIRLRAELSPLFTGKRNASKYAWAVVERELNVPLPLSKIIKKWNNLLQEYKAIKMSEEPKRREWPFFTLMDVYFSDQVNDPSLRLFSSTKTLKETLDDSVFEDDPIIASAIAAATSGAYMEIDELIRRQKERAALAAERKLAAAASGASGDYKYELKPMLGNNKFNSNSDMAKLSKSVDDLSMQQYKIKAELMRQREQEQQENMVKIKQHARQQQQQAQQQQQQQQQQAQQQQQQRFMSHQPSLSPHPHRLQSSSTPPGLQHALQQQQQLLQQQQQQIQQHLQQQQQQQQLQQQQQQHHHQLAHPHTPRPSSPPTTAQQIHITATQHQAAQQQLQQQQQQQHQQQQKQQREQPQPYTDPNTIDQYLLSWNNFHGNMCRGFHSLQKDEKMVDVTIAAGGKIFKAHKLVLSVCSPYFQQIFLENPSSHPILLMADVEASHMAGLLDFMYSGQVNVKYEDLPVFLKVAEAMKIKGLHTEKNLDSDASDISSPLESDGTECRYERGTHSVNITSGHAGYAGSALDQAAALNGPNRCATPLSLPSPGGQTGGFGGFRDHIKSKATLAENFMKNLNRNNNNSNNYNNGGNHQLPEPESNSFAILQANSKKMLDSARKQHKYLAKRKILMHYNTELGGEKRLKEMERERDRYPTDNDDALNNNHNQGYGHDILEPITTIVPRTPEPQPPPATHNNSFKIRLVENHHLTNSNNGSHNSNNNNNHDDEEALNLVQTPSVNGSRARQQTPTPTPDIQLIKREVEPEPAAATPETAHNSNSSNKTNNNNGHDEDMATNYERKYDDNNNNGMDLETDSNNNNSSSKQNNDSNSNSSNSNNGLELGLALGKHKLLSAINRNLELEQQLERERERERERERERDAAEHGNSSSSSHNNSSNGDHDNDDNNNNHSEHLDLSTIKNIATAEILCGLKSKVLKLEEEQRERERERERERDACRSLSEIKNAD, from the exons ggGAAGCTGAAAAAGTCAAATCATTGATCAGATTACGCGCCGAACTCTCGCCACTCTTCACGGGCAAAAGAAACGCCTCGAAATATGCCTGGGC TGTGGTGGAACGTGAGCTTAAtgtgccgctgccgctgtcgaAGATTATCAAAAAATGGAACAATCTGCTGCAGGAGTACAAGGCCATCAAAATGTCCGAGGAGCCCAAGCGGCGCGAGTGGCCATTCTTCACATTAATGGATGTGTACTTTAGCGATCAGGTGAACGATCCCTCGCTGCGCTTGTTCTCGTCCACCAAAACGCTGAAGGAGACGCTCGACGACAGCGTCTTTGAGGATGATCCAATCATCGCCTCGGCCATTGCGGCCGCCACCAGTGGCGCCTACATGGAAATCGATGAGCTGATACGCAGACAGAAGGAgcgcgctgctttggctgccgAGCGTAAGTTGGCGGCTGCAGCTAGCGGCGCCAGCGGCGATTACAAGTACGAGCTGAAGCCCATGctgggcaacaacaagttcaacagcaacagcgacatgGCCAAGCTATCGAAGAGCGTCGATGATCTGTCCATGCAGCAGTACAAGATCAAGGCGGAGCTGATGCGTCAGCgcgagcaggagcagcaggagAACATGGTCAAGATAAAGCAGcatgcacgccagcaacagcagcaggcgcagcaacagcagcagcagcaacaacagcaggcgcaacagcaacagcagcaacgcttCATGAGCCACCAGCCATCGCTGTCGCCGCATCCACATCGCCTGCAATCGTCGTCGACGCCACCTGGACTGCAgcatgcgctgcagcagcagcagcaactgttgcagcagcaacagcagcaaatacaacagcacttgcagcagcaacagcagcagcagcaactgcagcagcaacaacagcaacatcatcatcagctcGCTCATCCGCATACGCCACGCCCCAGCTCACCGCCCACAACTGCACAGCAGATACACATAACAGCCACACAGCATCAGgcggcacagcagcaactgcaacagcagcagcagcagcagcatcagcaacagcagaaacaGCAGCGGGAGCAGCCACAGCCCTACACCGATCCCAATACCATAGATCAGTACCTGCTCTCCTGGAACAATTTCCATGGCAACATGTGCCGCGGCTTTCACTCCCTGCAGAAGGACGAGAAGATGGTGGACGTGACCATTGCAGCTGGCGGCAAAATCTTTAAAGCACACAAACTG GTGCTGTCCGTTTGCAGTCCATACTTTCAGCAAATCTTTCTGGAGAATCCATCCAGTCATCCCATACTGCTGATGGCCGACGTGGAGGCCAGCCACATGGCTGGTTTGCTGGACTTTATGTACAGCGGCCAGGTGAATGTCAAATATGAGGATCTGCCCGTGTTTCTCAAGGTCGCCGAGGCCATGAAGATCAAGGGCCTGCATACAGAG aaaAATCTGGACAGCGATGCGAGCGACATCAGCTCGCCGCTGGAAAGCGATGGCACCGAGTGCCGTTATGAACGTGGCACACATAGCGTTAATATAACCAGTGGCCATGCGGGCTATGCCGGCTCTGCGCTAGATCAGGCGGCGGCACTCAATGGACCCAATCGCTGTGCCACGCCCTTGTCGCTGCCAAGTCCAGGCGGTCAAACTGGCGGCTTTGGTGGCTTCCGTGATCACATCAAGTCGAAGGCCACACTGGCCGAAAACTTCATGAAGAATCTCAAtcgcaataacaacaacagcaacaactacaacaatggCGGCAACCATCAGCTGCCCGAGCCGGAGAGCAACTCCTTTGCTATATTGCAGGCCAACAGCAAGAAAATGTTGGACTCGGCACGCAAGCAGCACAAATATCTGGCCAAGCGCAAGATACTGATGCACTACAACACTGAGCTGGGCGGCGAGAAGCGCTTGAAGGAGATGGAGCGGGAACGCGATCGCTATCCCACGGACAACGACGATGCGCTGAACAACAATCACAACCAAGGCTATGGACATGACATCTTGGAGCCGATTACGACCATTGTACCTAGAACACCGGAGCCACAGCCACCGCCAGCCACGCATAACAACAGCTTTAAGATACGCCTCGTCGAGAATCATCATTtgaccaacagcaacaatggcagccacaacagcaacaacaacaacaatcatgaTGATGAGGAAGCTTTGAATCTGGTACAAACGCCCAGTGTGAACGGCAGTCGAGCACGCCAGCAAACGCCTACGCCTACACCTGATATACAATTAATCAAGCGTGAAGTggagccagagccagcagcagcaacaccagagACAgctcacaacagcaacagcagcaataagacgaacaacaacaatgggcatGATGAGGATATGGCTACAAACTATGAGCGTAAATacgatgacaacaacaacaatggcatgGACTTGGAAACTGactcaaacaacaacaacagcagcagcaagcagaacaacgacagcaacagcaatagcagcaacagcaacaatggaCTGGAGTTAGGCCTAGCGCTGGGCAAGCACAAGCTGCTAAGCGCTATAAATCGCAATCTCGAACTGGAGCAACAATTGGAGCGTGAGCGCGAGAGAGAACGCGAACGGGAACGGGAGCGAGATGCAGCTGAacatggcaacagcagcagcagcagccacaacaacagcagcaatggcgaTCATGACAacgatgacaacaacaacaatcacagcGAGCATCTGGATCTGAGCACTATTAAGAATATAGCTACTGCCGAGATTTTATGTGGCCTCAAGAGCAAGGTGCTCAAgctggaggaggagcagcGTGAGCGGGAGCGCGAGAGAGAACGCGAAAGAGATGCCTGTCGCAGTTTAAGCGAGATTAAGAATGCCGACTGA